One genomic region from uncultured Treponema sp. encodes:
- a CDS encoding ion transporter — MKQKSQEQKKSIPQRLLPYVDGKADSIFEYFIIFVIILNSVVLGIATSPNISAQFRTVLDIIDKVCLAIFVVELVLKFIAYNKYFFSASKWNTFDLVIVLVSIFCTVPYFSIFRGIKVFRAFKLVQTLKTLRVVKTLKIINSLKHLQVILKAIVFAIPSIIWTFSLLLIAFYFYAIIGVNLFGAEFSETFGSLGKAFYTLFQLMLFDDWGNITRPILKEFSASWIYFVSFGIISAYTILQVVTGIVVESIQNVTADKNHKIKEPLEPEKTTVTALEIENLSKQMELLEKQICELNTKMQNTTK; from the coding sequence ATGAAGCAAAAATCGCAGGAACAGAAAAAATCAATTCCGCAAAGACTTCTTCCTTATGTGGATGGCAAAGCAGACTCAATCTTTGAATATTTTATAATTTTTGTAATTATTTTGAATTCCGTAGTTTTGGGGATTGCAACGTCGCCGAATATTTCTGCACAGTTTCGCACTGTGCTGGATATTATTGATAAAGTTTGTCTTGCGATTTTTGTTGTTGAACTGGTTTTAAAATTTATTGCATATAATAAATATTTTTTTTCGGCTTCAAAATGGAATACTTTTGATTTAGTCATTGTTCTTGTTTCTATTTTTTGCACAGTTCCTTATTTTTCGATTTTCCGTGGAATAAAAGTTTTTAGGGCGTTTAAGCTTGTTCAAACTTTAAAAACGCTTAGGGTCGTAAAAACCTTAAAAATAATAAACAGCCTAAAGCATCTTCAAGTAATTCTAAAGGCTATTGTTTTTGCAATACCAAGCATAATCTGGACATTTTCGCTGCTTCTGATTGCTTTTTATTTTTATGCGATTATCGGTGTTAATTTATTCGGTGCGGAATTTTCAGAAACTTTTGGCTCTTTGGGAAAAGCCTTTTATACACTTTTTCAACTTATGCTGTTCGACGACTGGGGAAACATTACACGCCCGATTTTAAAGGAATTTTCAGCTTCCTGGATTTATTTTGTGAGTTTTGGAATAATTTCCGCCTATACAATACTTCAGGTTGTAACAGGAATTGTTGTTGAGTCCATTCAAAATGTAACAGCAGATAAAAATCATAAAATTAAAGAACCTTTAGAGCCGGAAAAAACTACCGTTACCGCACTTGAAATAGAAAATCTTTCAAAACAGATGGAACTTCTTGAAAAACAGATTTGCGAATTGAACACAAAAATGCAGAATACGACAAAATAA